The following are encoded together in the Chaetodon auriga isolate fChaAug3 chromosome 4, fChaAug3.hap1, whole genome shotgun sequence genome:
- the nacc1b gene encoding nucleus accumbens-associated protein 1 isoform X2 produces the protein MAACSEAEGDTRLLIPRWSSIETLSSGIQPRGPCGAGQSVMAQTLQMAIPNFGNNILECLNEQRLQGLYCDVSVVVKGHAFKAHRAVLAASSSYFRDLFNTGGKSSVVELPPAVQPQSFQQILAFCYTGRLSMNVGDQFLLMYTAGFLQIQQIMEKGTEFFLKVSSPSCDSQGLHTEETPSSEPQSPVTQTVGGGGVGVVATAAGRPSSCLTPLPLVSKVKTEQTASTPQPAPQPQQEGSPYSVVCTPVAKRLWEGGNRDGGGGSGGGGGGGMRKAARYSSSSSSSSSSNNATQDASGRGLAANAAMVGGGATSVGAAGLNSNHNNNNNNGGTPEGTSPGTLSMYTSDSPISYHDDEEEDDIADDSAEEQYRQICNMYTMYSMLNAGAAVVGERVEALPDLAPDSGGGRGGRGARSRQDLASLPAELISQIGNRCHPKLYEEGDPAEKLELVSGTSVFISRAQLMNCHVSAGTRHKVLLRRLLAAFFDRSTLANSCGTGIRSSTNDPSRKPLDNRVLHAVKFYCQNFAPSFKESEMNAIAADMCTNARRVVRKSWIPKLKLLMADSDAYSAFLADSVKMEADALGAEQGFDPASLEAVAAAATAAGNNNEVGGGATPADTLQAAGGDGSTLF, from the exons ACCCTGTGGTGCTGGGCAGAGCGTTATGGCTCAGACGCTGCAGATGGCGATCCCTAACTTTGGCAACAACATCTTGGAGTGTCTGAATGAGCAGCGGCTGCAGGGCCTCTACTGTGATGTCTCCGTGGTCGTCAAGGGACACGCCTTCAAG GCCCACCGTGCGGTGCtagcagccagcagctcctACTTCCGGGATCTGTTCAACACCGGCGGGAAGAGCTCGGTGGTGGAGCTCCCCCCGGCCGTGCAGCCGCAGAGCTTCCAGCAGATCCTGGCCTTCTGCTACACAGGACGCCTCAGCATGAACGTTGGAGACCAGTTCCTGCTCATGTACACCGCTGGCTTCCTCCAGATCCAGCAGATCATGGAGAAAGGCACAGAGTTTTTCCTCAAG GTCTCATCTCCAAGCTGTGATTCCCAGGGTCTCCACACCGAGGAGACCCCAAGCTCTGAGCCCCAGAGCCCCGTCACTCAAACGGTGGGAGGCGGCGGAGTTGGCGTTGTTGCCACAGCTGCAGGAAGACCCAGCTCTTGTCTCACACCCCTGCCCCTGGTGTCCAAGGTGAAGACGGAACAGACAGCCTCCACACCTCAGCCCGCCCCACAGCCACAGCAG GAGGGCTCTCCTTACTCGGTGGTCTGCACCCCCGTGGCCAAGCGGCTGTGGGAGGGGGGCAACCGtgacggaggaggagggtcTGGAGGGGGCGGAGGAGGTGGGATGAGGAAGGCTGCACgctactcttcctcctcctcgtcctcgtcctcctccaaCAACGCCACCCAGGACGCCTCTGGGCGCGGACTTGCAGCCAATGCAGCCATGGTGGGCGGCGGCGCCACTTCAGTGGGAGCAGCCGGACTCAACAGCAaccataacaacaacaacaacaacggcgGGACCCCTGAAGGCACCAGCCCGGGCACACTGAGCATGTACACCAGCGACTCTCCAATTAGTTACCACGATGACGAGGAAGAGGACGACATAGCGGATGACAGCGCCGAAGAGCAGTACAGACAGATCTGCAACATGTACACCATGTACAGCATGCTGAACGCTGGAGCAGCAG TGGTTGGGGAGCGGGTGGAGGCTCTTCCAGACTTGGCCCCAGACTCAGGCGGCGGGCGGGGCGGCAGAGGGGCGCGATCCCGGCAGGACCTGGCGTCGCTGCCCGCCGAGCTCATCAGCCAGATCGGGAACCGCTGCCACCCGAAGCTGTACGAGGAGGGCGACCCGGCAGAGAAGCTGGAGCTCGTGAGCGGCACGTCCGTTTTCATCTCCCGCGCTCAGCTCATGAACTGCCACGTCAGCGCTGGCACCCGCCACAAAGTGCTGCTCAGACGCCTGCTGGCTGCATTCTTCGACAG gagCACTCTGGCTAACAGCTGTGGGACTGGCATCCGCTCTTCAACCAACGACCCCAGTCGTAAACCCCTGGACAACAGAGTGCTGCACGCTGTCAAAT TTTACTGCCAGAACTTTGCACCGAGCTTCAAGGAGAGCGAGATGAACGCCATCGCGGCCGACATGTGCACCAACGCCCGCCGCGTCGTCCGCAAGAGCTGGATCCCCAAGCTTAAACTGCTGATGGCCGACAGCGATGCCTACTCCGCCTTCCTGGCCGACAGCGTGAAGATGGAGGCAGATGCGCTGGGGGCGGAGCAAGGCTTTGATCCCGCCTCCCTGGAAGCCGTGGCGGCAGCAGCGACGGCGGCCGGCAACAATAACGAAGTTGGAGGTGGAGCCACGCCAGCAGACACCCTCCAGGCGGCGGGAGGAGACGGCAGCACTTTGTTTTGA
- the nacc1b gene encoding nucleus accumbens-associated protein 1 isoform X1 — protein sequence MAACSEAEGDTRLLIPRWSSIETLSSGIQPRGPCGAGQSVMAQTLQMAIPNFGNNILECLNEQRLQGLYCDVSVVVKGHAFKAHRAVLAASSSYFRDLFNTGGKSSVVELPPAVQPQSFQQILAFCYTGRLSMNVGDQFLLMYTAGFLQIQQIMEKGTEFFLKVSSPSCDSQGLHTEETPSSEPQSPVTQTVGGGGVGVVATAAGRPSSCLTPLPLVSKVKTEQTASTPQPAPQPQQQEGSPYSVVCTPVAKRLWEGGNRDGGGGSGGGGGGGMRKAARYSSSSSSSSSSNNATQDASGRGLAANAAMVGGGATSVGAAGLNSNHNNNNNNGGTPEGTSPGTLSMYTSDSPISYHDDEEEDDIADDSAEEQYRQICNMYTMYSMLNAGAAVVGERVEALPDLAPDSGGGRGGRGARSRQDLASLPAELISQIGNRCHPKLYEEGDPAEKLELVSGTSVFISRAQLMNCHVSAGTRHKVLLRRLLAAFFDRSTLANSCGTGIRSSTNDPSRKPLDNRVLHAVKFYCQNFAPSFKESEMNAIAADMCTNARRVVRKSWIPKLKLLMADSDAYSAFLADSVKMEADALGAEQGFDPASLEAVAAAATAAGNNNEVGGGATPADTLQAAGGDGSTLF from the exons ACCCTGTGGTGCTGGGCAGAGCGTTATGGCTCAGACGCTGCAGATGGCGATCCCTAACTTTGGCAACAACATCTTGGAGTGTCTGAATGAGCAGCGGCTGCAGGGCCTCTACTGTGATGTCTCCGTGGTCGTCAAGGGACACGCCTTCAAG GCCCACCGTGCGGTGCtagcagccagcagctcctACTTCCGGGATCTGTTCAACACCGGCGGGAAGAGCTCGGTGGTGGAGCTCCCCCCGGCCGTGCAGCCGCAGAGCTTCCAGCAGATCCTGGCCTTCTGCTACACAGGACGCCTCAGCATGAACGTTGGAGACCAGTTCCTGCTCATGTACACCGCTGGCTTCCTCCAGATCCAGCAGATCATGGAGAAAGGCACAGAGTTTTTCCTCAAG GTCTCATCTCCAAGCTGTGATTCCCAGGGTCTCCACACCGAGGAGACCCCAAGCTCTGAGCCCCAGAGCCCCGTCACTCAAACGGTGGGAGGCGGCGGAGTTGGCGTTGTTGCCACAGCTGCAGGAAGACCCAGCTCTTGTCTCACACCCCTGCCCCTGGTGTCCAAGGTGAAGACGGAACAGACAGCCTCCACACCTCAGCCCGCCCCACAGCCACAGCAG cagGAGGGCTCTCCTTACTCGGTGGTCTGCACCCCCGTGGCCAAGCGGCTGTGGGAGGGGGGCAACCGtgacggaggaggagggtcTGGAGGGGGCGGAGGAGGTGGGATGAGGAAGGCTGCACgctactcttcctcctcctcgtcctcgtcctcctccaaCAACGCCACCCAGGACGCCTCTGGGCGCGGACTTGCAGCCAATGCAGCCATGGTGGGCGGCGGCGCCACTTCAGTGGGAGCAGCCGGACTCAACAGCAaccataacaacaacaacaacaacggcgGGACCCCTGAAGGCACCAGCCCGGGCACACTGAGCATGTACACCAGCGACTCTCCAATTAGTTACCACGATGACGAGGAAGAGGACGACATAGCGGATGACAGCGCCGAAGAGCAGTACAGACAGATCTGCAACATGTACACCATGTACAGCATGCTGAACGCTGGAGCAGCAG TGGTTGGGGAGCGGGTGGAGGCTCTTCCAGACTTGGCCCCAGACTCAGGCGGCGGGCGGGGCGGCAGAGGGGCGCGATCCCGGCAGGACCTGGCGTCGCTGCCCGCCGAGCTCATCAGCCAGATCGGGAACCGCTGCCACCCGAAGCTGTACGAGGAGGGCGACCCGGCAGAGAAGCTGGAGCTCGTGAGCGGCACGTCCGTTTTCATCTCCCGCGCTCAGCTCATGAACTGCCACGTCAGCGCTGGCACCCGCCACAAAGTGCTGCTCAGACGCCTGCTGGCTGCATTCTTCGACAG gagCACTCTGGCTAACAGCTGTGGGACTGGCATCCGCTCTTCAACCAACGACCCCAGTCGTAAACCCCTGGACAACAGAGTGCTGCACGCTGTCAAAT TTTACTGCCAGAACTTTGCACCGAGCTTCAAGGAGAGCGAGATGAACGCCATCGCGGCCGACATGTGCACCAACGCCCGCCGCGTCGTCCGCAAGAGCTGGATCCCCAAGCTTAAACTGCTGATGGCCGACAGCGATGCCTACTCCGCCTTCCTGGCCGACAGCGTGAAGATGGAGGCAGATGCGCTGGGGGCGGAGCAAGGCTTTGATCCCGCCTCCCTGGAAGCCGTGGCGGCAGCAGCGACGGCGGCCGGCAACAATAACGAAGTTGGAGGTGGAGCCACGCCAGCAGACACCCTCCAGGCGGCGGGAGGAGACGGCAGCACTTTGTTTTGA
- the nacc1b gene encoding nucleus accumbens-associated protein 1 isoform X4 translates to MAQTLQMAIPNFGNNILECLNEQRLQGLYCDVSVVVKGHAFKAHRAVLAASSSYFRDLFNTGGKSSVVELPPAVQPQSFQQILAFCYTGRLSMNVGDQFLLMYTAGFLQIQQIMEKGTEFFLKVSSPSCDSQGLHTEETPSSEPQSPVTQTVGGGGVGVVATAAGRPSSCLTPLPLVSKVKTEQTASTPQPAPQPQQEGSPYSVVCTPVAKRLWEGGNRDGGGGSGGGGGGGMRKAARYSSSSSSSSSSNNATQDASGRGLAANAAMVGGGATSVGAAGLNSNHNNNNNNGGTPEGTSPGTLSMYTSDSPISYHDDEEEDDIADDSAEEQYRQICNMYTMYSMLNAGAAVVGERVEALPDLAPDSGGGRGGRGARSRQDLASLPAELISQIGNRCHPKLYEEGDPAEKLELVSGTSVFISRAQLMNCHVSAGTRHKVLLRRLLAAFFDRSTLANSCGTGIRSSTNDPSRKPLDNRVLHAVKFYCQNFAPSFKESEMNAIAADMCTNARRVVRKSWIPKLKLLMADSDAYSAFLADSVKMEADALGAEQGFDPASLEAVAAAATAAGNNNEVGGGATPADTLQAAGGDGSTLF, encoded by the exons ATGGCTCAGACGCTGCAGATGGCGATCCCTAACTTTGGCAACAACATCTTGGAGTGTCTGAATGAGCAGCGGCTGCAGGGCCTCTACTGTGATGTCTCCGTGGTCGTCAAGGGACACGCCTTCAAG GCCCACCGTGCGGTGCtagcagccagcagctcctACTTCCGGGATCTGTTCAACACCGGCGGGAAGAGCTCGGTGGTGGAGCTCCCCCCGGCCGTGCAGCCGCAGAGCTTCCAGCAGATCCTGGCCTTCTGCTACACAGGACGCCTCAGCATGAACGTTGGAGACCAGTTCCTGCTCATGTACACCGCTGGCTTCCTCCAGATCCAGCAGATCATGGAGAAAGGCACAGAGTTTTTCCTCAAG GTCTCATCTCCAAGCTGTGATTCCCAGGGTCTCCACACCGAGGAGACCCCAAGCTCTGAGCCCCAGAGCCCCGTCACTCAAACGGTGGGAGGCGGCGGAGTTGGCGTTGTTGCCACAGCTGCAGGAAGACCCAGCTCTTGTCTCACACCCCTGCCCCTGGTGTCCAAGGTGAAGACGGAACAGACAGCCTCCACACCTCAGCCCGCCCCACAGCCACAGCAG GAGGGCTCTCCTTACTCGGTGGTCTGCACCCCCGTGGCCAAGCGGCTGTGGGAGGGGGGCAACCGtgacggaggaggagggtcTGGAGGGGGCGGAGGAGGTGGGATGAGGAAGGCTGCACgctactcttcctcctcctcgtcctcgtcctcctccaaCAACGCCACCCAGGACGCCTCTGGGCGCGGACTTGCAGCCAATGCAGCCATGGTGGGCGGCGGCGCCACTTCAGTGGGAGCAGCCGGACTCAACAGCAaccataacaacaacaacaacaacggcgGGACCCCTGAAGGCACCAGCCCGGGCACACTGAGCATGTACACCAGCGACTCTCCAATTAGTTACCACGATGACGAGGAAGAGGACGACATAGCGGATGACAGCGCCGAAGAGCAGTACAGACAGATCTGCAACATGTACACCATGTACAGCATGCTGAACGCTGGAGCAGCAG TGGTTGGGGAGCGGGTGGAGGCTCTTCCAGACTTGGCCCCAGACTCAGGCGGCGGGCGGGGCGGCAGAGGGGCGCGATCCCGGCAGGACCTGGCGTCGCTGCCCGCCGAGCTCATCAGCCAGATCGGGAACCGCTGCCACCCGAAGCTGTACGAGGAGGGCGACCCGGCAGAGAAGCTGGAGCTCGTGAGCGGCACGTCCGTTTTCATCTCCCGCGCTCAGCTCATGAACTGCCACGTCAGCGCTGGCACCCGCCACAAAGTGCTGCTCAGACGCCTGCTGGCTGCATTCTTCGACAG gagCACTCTGGCTAACAGCTGTGGGACTGGCATCCGCTCTTCAACCAACGACCCCAGTCGTAAACCCCTGGACAACAGAGTGCTGCACGCTGTCAAAT TTTACTGCCAGAACTTTGCACCGAGCTTCAAGGAGAGCGAGATGAACGCCATCGCGGCCGACATGTGCACCAACGCCCGCCGCGTCGTCCGCAAGAGCTGGATCCCCAAGCTTAAACTGCTGATGGCCGACAGCGATGCCTACTCCGCCTTCCTGGCCGACAGCGTGAAGATGGAGGCAGATGCGCTGGGGGCGGAGCAAGGCTTTGATCCCGCCTCCCTGGAAGCCGTGGCGGCAGCAGCGACGGCGGCCGGCAACAATAACGAAGTTGGAGGTGGAGCCACGCCAGCAGACACCCTCCAGGCGGCGGGAGGAGACGGCAGCACTTTGTTTTGA
- the nacc1b gene encoding nucleus accumbens-associated protein 1 isoform X3, with translation MAQTLQMAIPNFGNNILECLNEQRLQGLYCDVSVVVKGHAFKAHRAVLAASSSYFRDLFNTGGKSSVVELPPAVQPQSFQQILAFCYTGRLSMNVGDQFLLMYTAGFLQIQQIMEKGTEFFLKVSSPSCDSQGLHTEETPSSEPQSPVTQTVGGGGVGVVATAAGRPSSCLTPLPLVSKVKTEQTASTPQPAPQPQQQEGSPYSVVCTPVAKRLWEGGNRDGGGGSGGGGGGGMRKAARYSSSSSSSSSSNNATQDASGRGLAANAAMVGGGATSVGAAGLNSNHNNNNNNGGTPEGTSPGTLSMYTSDSPISYHDDEEEDDIADDSAEEQYRQICNMYTMYSMLNAGAAVVGERVEALPDLAPDSGGGRGGRGARSRQDLASLPAELISQIGNRCHPKLYEEGDPAEKLELVSGTSVFISRAQLMNCHVSAGTRHKVLLRRLLAAFFDRSTLANSCGTGIRSSTNDPSRKPLDNRVLHAVKFYCQNFAPSFKESEMNAIAADMCTNARRVVRKSWIPKLKLLMADSDAYSAFLADSVKMEADALGAEQGFDPASLEAVAAAATAAGNNNEVGGGATPADTLQAAGGDGSTLF, from the exons ATGGCTCAGACGCTGCAGATGGCGATCCCTAACTTTGGCAACAACATCTTGGAGTGTCTGAATGAGCAGCGGCTGCAGGGCCTCTACTGTGATGTCTCCGTGGTCGTCAAGGGACACGCCTTCAAG GCCCACCGTGCGGTGCtagcagccagcagctcctACTTCCGGGATCTGTTCAACACCGGCGGGAAGAGCTCGGTGGTGGAGCTCCCCCCGGCCGTGCAGCCGCAGAGCTTCCAGCAGATCCTGGCCTTCTGCTACACAGGACGCCTCAGCATGAACGTTGGAGACCAGTTCCTGCTCATGTACACCGCTGGCTTCCTCCAGATCCAGCAGATCATGGAGAAAGGCACAGAGTTTTTCCTCAAG GTCTCATCTCCAAGCTGTGATTCCCAGGGTCTCCACACCGAGGAGACCCCAAGCTCTGAGCCCCAGAGCCCCGTCACTCAAACGGTGGGAGGCGGCGGAGTTGGCGTTGTTGCCACAGCTGCAGGAAGACCCAGCTCTTGTCTCACACCCCTGCCCCTGGTGTCCAAGGTGAAGACGGAACAGACAGCCTCCACACCTCAGCCCGCCCCACAGCCACAGCAG cagGAGGGCTCTCCTTACTCGGTGGTCTGCACCCCCGTGGCCAAGCGGCTGTGGGAGGGGGGCAACCGtgacggaggaggagggtcTGGAGGGGGCGGAGGAGGTGGGATGAGGAAGGCTGCACgctactcttcctcctcctcgtcctcgtcctcctccaaCAACGCCACCCAGGACGCCTCTGGGCGCGGACTTGCAGCCAATGCAGCCATGGTGGGCGGCGGCGCCACTTCAGTGGGAGCAGCCGGACTCAACAGCAaccataacaacaacaacaacaacggcgGGACCCCTGAAGGCACCAGCCCGGGCACACTGAGCATGTACACCAGCGACTCTCCAATTAGTTACCACGATGACGAGGAAGAGGACGACATAGCGGATGACAGCGCCGAAGAGCAGTACAGACAGATCTGCAACATGTACACCATGTACAGCATGCTGAACGCTGGAGCAGCAG TGGTTGGGGAGCGGGTGGAGGCTCTTCCAGACTTGGCCCCAGACTCAGGCGGCGGGCGGGGCGGCAGAGGGGCGCGATCCCGGCAGGACCTGGCGTCGCTGCCCGCCGAGCTCATCAGCCAGATCGGGAACCGCTGCCACCCGAAGCTGTACGAGGAGGGCGACCCGGCAGAGAAGCTGGAGCTCGTGAGCGGCACGTCCGTTTTCATCTCCCGCGCTCAGCTCATGAACTGCCACGTCAGCGCTGGCACCCGCCACAAAGTGCTGCTCAGACGCCTGCTGGCTGCATTCTTCGACAG gagCACTCTGGCTAACAGCTGTGGGACTGGCATCCGCTCTTCAACCAACGACCCCAGTCGTAAACCCCTGGACAACAGAGTGCTGCACGCTGTCAAAT TTTACTGCCAGAACTTTGCACCGAGCTTCAAGGAGAGCGAGATGAACGCCATCGCGGCCGACATGTGCACCAACGCCCGCCGCGTCGTCCGCAAGAGCTGGATCCCCAAGCTTAAACTGCTGATGGCCGACAGCGATGCCTACTCCGCCTTCCTGGCCGACAGCGTGAAGATGGAGGCAGATGCGCTGGGGGCGGAGCAAGGCTTTGATCCCGCCTCCCTGGAAGCCGTGGCGGCAGCAGCGACGGCGGCCGGCAACAATAACGAAGTTGGAGGTGGAGCCACGCCAGCAGACACCCTCCAGGCGGCGGGAGGAGACGGCAGCACTTTGTTTTGA